The bacterium nucleotide sequence CATCAATATCTACAGATTTCTGATGGGCTTCTATATTGAGAAGCCTCACCACAGAGGCAGCATATCTTTTATCTTCTCCATAATCTGCAAGTCTTACTGTGATTGCCTTAAGATTAGGGGAAATACTGGCTAAGATAGCTGAGTCCAGGCCACCAGAAAGGAGGAGGCCAGAAGCCCTATTCCTCAGGACAGCTTTCATTAACCTCCTCTTAAGCTCAGAAGCTACTTTCATAACACCTCAGCCAAGGCAGCAAGAAGTTTTTGATTCTCCTGGTGCGAACGCACAGCCACCCTGATATATCTATCAGAAAGACCCCTGAAATTGCTTAACAACCGATATCAGAAATCCTGCAATCTTAGCTGGGATAAGGTTTGCTAAATCATCTAACTTGGCAGAAAACCAGCCAAAATGGAGGTATCTTTCATCTTTTAGATAAAGGAACAATAGATAAAAGTGTTGCAACCTCAATCACCTCAGATAGGGCACCCAAGGTATCTCCTGTAAAACCACCTACTCTCTTTTTGAGATAGAGGCTGAATAACCAGGTTATCCCTGATGTTGTTGCCAAGAGGTAGAAGAAACTCAGGCCAAATAAGGAAAACCCTATTCCCATCATTATCAGGGTTGCCCAAAGGAATTCCCTTCTTTTTACTTGGCCAACAAATAGTCTTCCCAAGCCAGAAGACTTGGGATAGGAAGATGTTGCTGCTCCTGCCACCATAGCCCATCGCCCCATAGTTGGGGCAATGAGCAGGCCAGAACTTGTATTTGCTGAAAGAGCAAAGGTCTTTATCAAAAGCAGACAGACCACTGCCACCACTCCTTTGCAGCCTACAGCAGACTCCTCTATTATCCTAAAGATTTCCTCTTTGCTTCTCCCTCCTGCTAAGCCATCTATGGTATCGCAGAAGCCATCTAAATGTAGGCAGCCAGTGATGGCTACCCAGGCTGCTATCACCAAAACAGAGACAAGGTCAGGAGGAAAAAGTTGAAGGCTGAAGAATCTCACTCCCACCAAGAATCCACCGATTAATAAACCAACCAAAGGGAAGAAGACCATTGATCTGGCTAGATCCTCTGTTTGATAGGTCTTAACAGGGATGATGGTTAGAAGCCCTATGGTTGTGAGGAATTGCCTCATTTTTTCTTAGAGACACCCGCTGAAGCAAA carries:
- a CDS encoding asparagine synthase-related protein, producing MKAVLRNRASGLLLSGGLDSAILASISPNLKAITVRLADYGEDKRYAASVVRLLNIEAHQKSVDIDEAIEAIPEVIKVLATQVYEQSPFLLLQDIPGGNWRYSST
- the cobS gene encoding adenosylcobinamide-GDP ribazoletransferase — encoded protein: MRQFLTTIGLLTIIPVKTYQTEDLARSMVFFPLVGLLIGGFLVGVRFFSLQLFPPDLVSVLVIAAWVAITGCLHLDGFCDTIDGLAGGRSKEEIFRIIEESAVGCKGVVAVVCLLLIKTFALSANTSSGLLIAPTMGRWAMVAGAATSSYPKSSGLGRLFVGQVKRREFLWATLIMMGIGFSLFGLSFFYLLATTSGITWLFSLYLKKRVGGFTGDTLGALSEVIEVATLLSIVPLSKR